The Theileria annulata chromosome 3, complete sequence, *** SEQUENCING IN PROGRESS *** genome has a segment encoding these proteins:
- a CDS encoding uncharacterized protein (4 probable transmembrane helices predicted for TA18635 by TMHMM2.0 at aa 4-26, 82-104, 109-126 and 146-163;~GPI-Anchor Signal predicted for TA18635 by DGPI v2.04, no cleavage site predicted), with protein sequence MSGGFLTTLKYGSLTLGGLSAFAPYLNRHWRVNSSLLRPLLNVSWGYLFGSHLWELFSNSLQSKDNEKTGDKKVEVLESDGFFLLAVLGNSLVLITTFGLAPSFKKLQWCAYASLLSTLTNYFLVYPNVNGKSEFFVFRMVKPKTLSRLLLFTTLSTLLLYTVS encoded by the exons ATGTCTGGGGGCTTTTTAACCACTCTTAAATACGGTTCACTAACTCTGG GAGGGTTATCAGCATTTGCTCCATACTTGAATAGACATTGGAGAGTGAATTCGTCCCTATTGAGGCCATTACTTAACGTATCTTGGGGGTATCTTTTCGGTTCACACCTCTGGGAACTCTTCTCCAATTCACTTCAATCCAAAG ATAATGAAAAAACTGGTGATAAAAAAG TTGAGGTATTGGAATCGGATGGATTTTTTTTGTTGGCAGTTTTGGGTAATAGTTTGGTGCTGATAACGACGTTTGGATTGGCGCCTTCGTTCAAGAAATTACAGTGGTGTGCATACGCATCTTTGCTCTCGACTCTTACCAATTACTTCCTAGTCTACCCAAACGTGAACGGAAAGTCGGAGTTCTTTGTCTTCAGAATGGTCAAACCGAAAACTCTCTCAAGACTACTACTCTTCACCACTCTTTCAACACTTTTACTCTATACTGTTTCTTAA